A single region of the Streptomyces sp. NBC_01803 genome encodes:
- a CDS encoding DUF6192 family protein, with amino-acid sequence MSQSGTESTSESEKVGSVSRQRYEQIVAELRDVVEQQSQGQFLIGDRALEIEPMRPHGGRHEAAPGQELFTVRESLFRLAEDIGLSYNTVERQRWTASRWPREKRQPGVSFTVHRILASIADDEERFAAIADPPPGRPCWTPDEANRRVGQRVAKPVTPQEKITAVHTLVRDEEVAAKVTTDMLHRPEVAFRAMSDDTARHMVNHAQAERGRQAREDFEDTSPVAPAVRQVERTVEFLDLVTACHAFVAAAGRIVPGLRDRQLGEDEQVLVHERVARVRATCDWIETAVDTGRVDVDAELARLLRGE; translated from the coding sequence ATGTCCCAGTCCGGCACCGAGTCCACGTCCGAGTCCGAAAAGGTCGGCAGCGTCAGCCGGCAGCGCTACGAGCAGATCGTCGCCGAGCTGCGGGATGTCGTTGAGCAGCAGTCGCAGGGGCAGTTCCTGATCGGGGACCGGGCCCTGGAGATCGAGCCGATGCGCCCTCACGGAGGCCGGCACGAGGCGGCTCCGGGGCAGGAGCTGTTCACGGTGCGCGAGTCGCTGTTCCGGCTCGCGGAGGACATCGGCCTGTCCTACAACACGGTCGAGCGCCAGCGGTGGACGGCCTCGCGCTGGCCTCGGGAGAAGCGGCAGCCGGGGGTGTCCTTCACCGTTCACCGCATCCTGGCCAGCATCGCGGATGACGAAGAGAGGTTCGCGGCGATCGCCGACCCGCCGCCGGGCCGACCGTGCTGGACGCCGGACGAGGCCAACCGGCGGGTCGGCCAGCGGGTGGCCAAGCCCGTCACCCCGCAGGAGAAGATCACGGCCGTCCACACCCTGGTCCGGGATGAGGAGGTGGCGGCCAAGGTGACCACGGACATGTTGCACCGGCCCGAGGTCGCCTTCCGGGCCATGTCGGACGACACCGCCCGGCACATGGTCAACCACGCCCAGGCCGAGCGGGGCCGCCAGGCCCGCGAAGACTTCGAGGACACCAGCCCTGTCGCCCCGGCCGTCCGGCAGGTCGAGCGGACGGTCGAGTTCCTGGACCTGGTCACGGCCTGCCACGCGTTCGTGGCCGCCGCCGGCCGGATCGTCCCGGGCCTTCGGGACCGGCAGCTCGGGGAGGACGAACAGGTCCTGGTCCACGAGCGGGTGGCCAGGGTGCGCGCGACCTGCGACTGGATCGAGACCGCGGTGGACACCGGCCGGGTCGACGTGGACGCCGAGCTCGCCCGCCTGCTGCGGGGCGAGTAG
- the mobF gene encoding MobF family relaxase has product MTVDIRVIRAGQMYRYYLRQTVVGDGRRPARTPLRAAQEQAGVPAGRWMGRGLAALGLAPGEEVTEAQLRNLFGGRGRHPYADRIEAGRLARGDSPQGAFRAGALGRRVTVTGVDLMFRPQPTIYLLWALGDEETRRVIEAAHERAIVRVLEWIEDEVAVIRYGRDGIYRVRPPGGLVAARFRHYEARSGMPLLHDHLLLSVKGQRLDGKWGSIHTTALHENTVAASALYNEIVAVEVCEALGLATEPRTVTPGRRPVMEIAGVPHELIRWTSRRSDQIAACLTELEHEYVTAVDDDGEPRFLPVVSEWARARLNQMAARKTRPPKQTARPLAQLRERWKASAILTSGVAVGVINSLLEYARAAAAAIRARIAAVIDVALAAVDVTATVFVMNGGGRFHRRHLLAEARRHLALVLRGRRRDPGLDNRIVAAAISTHCLDISEPKTVRGLEAGYRLYTARWDLSGLPARRRPPTPAPGPDPPAGPGEPAALHPPGQDAGEWEIPRIPLQYERAVLAGAVVREKLRTTTTTVAAVRGRAYDVVAHQQAAMPEQPLAPPAADPEHDDQEPEAGHQEAIDMTALRALRESRTDVEALDLTADRLRRLQDAFTKAADDSRVRADRHDADVVRPVRQDDQQAHRPQEPGPHRGREVGH; this is encoded by the coding sequence GTGACGGTGGATATCAGGGTGATCCGGGCCGGTCAGATGTACCGTTACTACCTGCGCCAGACTGTCGTCGGTGATGGCCGCCGCCCGGCCCGCACGCCGCTGCGCGCCGCCCAGGAGCAAGCCGGGGTCCCGGCCGGGCGATGGATGGGCCGGGGACTTGCCGCGCTCGGACTGGCGCCGGGTGAGGAGGTCACCGAGGCGCAGCTGCGGAACCTGTTCGGCGGGCGGGGCCGCCATCCGTACGCGGACCGGATCGAGGCCGGCCGGCTCGCCAGGGGCGACTCCCCGCAGGGGGCGTTCAGGGCCGGCGCCCTGGGACGGCGCGTGACGGTGACCGGCGTTGACCTGATGTTCCGGCCGCAGCCGACGATCTACCTCCTGTGGGCGCTGGGGGATGAGGAGACCCGGCGGGTGATCGAGGCCGCACACGAGCGCGCGATCGTACGGGTGCTGGAGTGGATCGAGGACGAGGTGGCGGTGATCCGCTACGGCAGGGACGGCATCTACCGGGTCCGGCCGCCCGGCGGTCTGGTCGCCGCCCGCTTCCGCCACTACGAGGCACGGTCGGGGATGCCGTTGCTCCATGACCATCTGCTGCTGTCGGTGAAGGGGCAGCGCCTGGACGGGAAGTGGGGCTCGATCCACACCACGGCCCTGCACGAGAACACCGTGGCGGCCTCCGCGCTCTACAACGAGATCGTGGCCGTGGAGGTCTGCGAGGCGCTGGGGCTGGCGACTGAGCCGCGCACCGTCACCCCCGGACGCCGGCCGGTGATGGAGATTGCCGGGGTGCCGCACGAGCTGATCCGCTGGACCTCCCGGCGCAGCGACCAGATCGCCGCCTGCCTGACCGAGCTGGAGCACGAGTACGTCACCGCCGTCGACGACGATGGCGAGCCGCGGTTCCTGCCCGTGGTCTCCGAATGGGCCCGCGCCAGGCTGAACCAGATGGCCGCCCGCAAGACCCGCCCGCCCAAGCAGACGGCCCGGCCGCTCGCGCAGCTGCGCGAGCGGTGGAAGGCGAGCGCGATCCTCACCTCCGGGGTGGCCGTCGGCGTCATCAACTCCCTCCTCGAGTACGCCCGTGCCGCGGCCGCGGCGATCCGGGCCCGGATCGCCGCCGTGATCGACGTCGCCTTGGCGGCCGTCGACGTCACCGCCACGGTGTTCGTGATGAACGGCGGCGGGCGCTTCCACCGCCGGCACCTGCTCGCCGAAGCCCGCCGCCACCTCGCCCTCGTCCTGCGTGGCCGCCGCCGCGACCCCGGCCTGGACAACAGAATCGTGGCCGCCGCCATCTCCACGCACTGCCTGGACATCAGCGAGCCGAAGACCGTACGCGGCCTAGAGGCTGGCTACCGCCTCTACACCGCCCGGTGGGACCTGTCCGGCCTCCCCGCCCGGCGCCGCCCGCCCACCCCCGCGCCCGGCCCGGACCCCCCGGCCGGTCCCGGCGAGCCGGCCGCGCTCCACCCCCCGGGCCAGGACGCGGGGGAGTGGGAGATACCCCGCATCCCGCTTCAGTACGAGCGGGCCGTCCTCGCCGGTGCGGTGGTGCGGGAGAAGCTGCGCACCACCACCACCACCGTCGCCGCCGTGCGGGGCCGGGCGTACGACGTCGTCGCCCACCAGCAGGCAGCGATGCCCGAGCAGCCGCTCGCGCCCCCGGCCGCCGACCCCGAGCACGACGACCAGGAGCCGGAAGCCGGACACCAGGAGGCGATCGACATGACGGCCCTGCGGGCCCTGCGGGAGTCCCGCACGGACGTGGAAGCCCTCGATCTCACGGCCGACCGACTGCGCCGCCTCCAGGACGCGTTCACCAAGGCGGCCGACGACTCCCGCGTCCGCGCGGACCGCCACGACGCCGACGTAGTGCGCCCGGTGCGCCAGGACGACCAACAGGCGCACCGCCCGCAGGAGCCCGGACCGCACCGCGGCCGCGAAGTCGGCCACTGA
- a CDS encoding RacP protein — protein sequence MPRASRRRGEAARRHADTVRFVLFEARPAGLTFPQLVRATELTPSQVRSGLACLRDVIAERGWPPLVHTRADGYRFTGDKTELEEYERAVIREKLTQIRRLITGTVAPHAALHPGDRWVRHLVAQLNSIESTLDVMLAER from the coding sequence ATGCCCCGCGCCTCCCGCCGCAGGGGCGAGGCGGCGCGACGGCACGCCGACACCGTGCGGTTTGTGCTCTTCGAGGCCCGCCCGGCCGGGCTGACCTTCCCGCAGCTGGTCCGGGCCACTGAACTCACCCCCAGCCAGGTCCGCTCCGGGCTGGCCTGCCTGCGGGATGTCATCGCCGAGCGCGGCTGGCCGCCGCTGGTACACACGCGGGCCGACGGCTACCGCTTCACCGGGGACAAGACAGAGCTGGAGGAGTACGAGCGGGCCGTGATCCGGGAGAAGCTCACCCAGATCCGCCGTCTGATCACCGGAACGGTGGCCCCGCACGCCGCCCTTCACCCCGGCGACCGGTGGGTGCGCCACCTCGTCGCCCAGCTCAACTCCATCGAATCCACCCTCGACGTGATGCTCGCCGAACGATAA
- a CDS encoding IS5 family transposase: MRRRRYPSDTTAAEWALLEPLLPVPACETSRGGRPEKHPRREIIDAIRYVVDSGCKWRALPRDFPPWRTVYGFMARWAAAGVVGQIRDQLRRRIRLAMGRAPRAVATVIDSQSIRAAETVSRATRGYDAAKKVNGRKRHLVVDTKGLPLLVMVTPADMTDRDAAKEVLFRLRLMHPEITIVWADSAYAGTLVTWAKTFLGLTIKTVSRPRDAVGFIVLPRRWVVERSLAWIMHARRHARDYERLPQHSETLITWAAITLMARRITRRRPARPTDPPLQLAQAA; encoded by the coding sequence GTGCGCCGGCGCCGTTACCCCTCGGACACCACGGCCGCCGAGTGGGCCCTGCTCGAACCGCTGCTGCCCGTCCCGGCCTGCGAAACAAGCCGGGGCGGGCGGCCGGAGAAACACCCGCGCCGGGAGATCATCGACGCCATACGGTATGTCGTCGATTCCGGCTGCAAGTGGCGTGCTCTCCCACGCGACTTCCCGCCCTGGCGCACCGTCTACGGGTTCATGGCCCGCTGGGCGGCGGCCGGCGTCGTCGGGCAGATCCGCGACCAGCTCCGCCGCCGCATCCGCCTCGCCATGGGCCGCGCCCCGCGGGCGGTGGCTACCGTCATCGACTCCCAGAGCATCCGGGCCGCCGAGACCGTCAGCCGGGCCACCCGCGGCTACGACGCGGCGAAGAAGGTCAACGGACGCAAGAGACACCTGGTCGTGGACACCAAGGGGCTGCCGCTGCTTGTCATGGTCACCCCGGCCGACATGACCGACCGCGACGCCGCCAAGGAGGTCCTCTTCCGGCTGCGGCTGATGCACCCGGAGATCACCATCGTCTGGGCCGACTCCGCCTACGCCGGCACCCTCGTCACCTGGGCCAAGACCTTCCTCGGCCTGACCATCAAAACCGTCTCCCGCCCCAGGGACGCCGTCGGCTTCATCGTCCTGCCCCGCAGATGGGTCGTCGAGAGATCGCTCGCGTGGATCATGCACGCACGCCGCCACGCCCGGGACTACGAACGCCTCCCCCAGCACTCCGAAACCCTGATCACCTGGGCCGCGATCACCCTTATGGCCCGCCGCATCACCCGCCGGCGGCCAGCGCGGCCAACTGACCCGCCGCTCCAGCTCGCGCAAGCCGCCTGA
- a CDS encoding aminoglycoside phosphotransferase family protein, whose translation MNETPEVLPLPDRKPVDAAVAGRLIAAQFPQWSGLEVRPVDAQGWDNCTFRLGDEMLVRLPTAEEYALAVEKEHRWLPVLAPALPLEVPVPLARGVPDEGFPHDWSVYRWLGGEPADRAVVEDMTAFAIDLAEFLVSLQRVDPTGGPGPGLHNWFRGGPLTTYDGWVRAALETLDGLIRTEAAGEVWERALRASWDGRPVWFHGDMASGNLLVKDGALAAVIDFGTCGAGDPACDLAIAWTMLAGKSRAAFRDRLEVDEATWGRGQGWALWKALVVCAGAVRDGDGLPADASFVLKEILAAHERPH comes from the coding sequence ATGAACGAGACGCCCGAGGTCCTGCCGTTGCCGGACCGGAAGCCGGTCGACGCCGCGGTGGCGGGCAGGTTGATCGCCGCGCAGTTCCCGCAGTGGTCCGGCCTTGAGGTCCGGCCGGTCGATGCACAGGGTTGGGACAACTGCACCTTTCGTCTCGGTGACGAGATGTTGGTGCGGCTGCCGACGGCCGAGGAGTACGCGCTGGCGGTGGAGAAGGAACACCGGTGGCTGCCGGTTCTCGCACCCGCGTTGCCGTTGGAGGTCCCGGTTCCGCTGGCCAGAGGCGTACCCGATGAGGGCTTTCCGCACGACTGGTCGGTGTATCGGTGGCTCGGTGGCGAGCCCGCGGACCGTGCTGTCGTGGAGGACATGACCGCGTTCGCCATCGATCTCGCGGAGTTCCTCGTGTCCCTGCAGCGGGTCGACCCGACAGGCGGACCGGGCCCGGGACTGCACAATTGGTTCCGAGGCGGACCACTGACGACCTATGACGGGTGGGTCCGGGCCGCTCTGGAGACCTTGGACGGCCTGATCCGGACCGAGGCCGCCGGGGAGGTCTGGGAACGGGCGTTGCGAGCCTCGTGGGACGGTCGGCCGGTCTGGTTCCACGGTGACATGGCCTCGGGAAACCTTTTGGTGAAGGACGGTGCGCTCGCGGCCGTCATCGACTTCGGCACCTGCGGGGCTGGAGACCCTGCCTGCGATCTGGCGATCGCCTGGACGATGCTGGCCGGCAAGAGCCGGGCCGCGTTCCGCGATCGGCTGGAGGTGGACGAGGCGACCTGGGGGCGTGGACAAGGCTGGGCGCTCTGGAAGGCCCTGGTCGTCTGCGCCGGAGCGGTTCGCGACGGCGACGGTCTGCCAGCGGACGCGTCGTTCGTTCTCAAGGAGATCCTCGCCGCCCACGAGCGGCCTCACTGA
- a CDS encoding helix-turn-helix domain-containing protein, protein MTYQRRSEPAGRPSISGAGEAIAGERPDASALVGAAVRAARLRAGLSTRELAALAGISQPFLSQVERGQSAPSVNTVYRLAEALGLSPAALMPTAPAPDIHVVRAARREVSPLNERPDTAYARTARHTGAIAEIIDYAVEPGQDIEGWF, encoded by the coding sequence ATGACCTATCAGCGAAGGAGTGAGCCCGCAGGCCGGCCGTCCATCTCCGGGGCGGGAGAGGCCATCGCGGGGGAGAGGCCGGACGCCAGCGCCCTGGTGGGTGCGGCGGTGCGGGCGGCGCGGCTGCGGGCGGGTTTGTCCACGCGGGAGTTGGCGGCGCTGGCCGGGATCAGCCAGCCGTTCCTCAGTCAGGTGGAGCGGGGGCAGAGCGCCCCGTCGGTGAACACCGTCTACCGGCTGGCGGAGGCTCTCGGCCTGTCACCGGCAGCGCTGATGCCGACGGCCCCGGCCCCGGACATCCATGTGGTGCGCGCGGCGCGCCGCGAGGTCAGCCCGCTCAACGAACGCCCGGACACCGCGTACGCGAGGACCGCGCGCCACACGGGGGCGATTGCCGAGATCATCGACTACGCCGTGGAGCCGGGGCAGGACATCGAGGGCTGGTTCTAG
- a CDS encoding pentapeptide repeat-containing protein, translating to MGGTELPDADLSGADLRGADLNGAAVTVEQIVSAVIDSSTRLPANLSDDPAVRARITEVEAE from the coding sequence TTGGGCGGGACGGAACTGCCCGATGCGGACTTGAGCGGGGCGGACCTGAGAGGCGCGGACCTAAACGGCGCGGCGGTCACTGTGGAACAGATCGTTTCCGCAGTCATCGACTCATCCACGAGGTTGCCGGCGAACCTTTCCGACGACCCTGCCGTGCGCGCACGGATCACGGAAGTCGAAGCGGAGTAG
- the tpg gene encoding telomere-protecting terminal protein Tpg: protein MGTIGDSIEAALQAAQTRPLPKSAAARMRVILRAERGSTRAVAARLGISVRTVQRYLAGQIKSPTPRLAAVLEREARRSWQPGVRARAIRQAARAGITVETRARFGFSAAGGSTDDPRLRRITEQLAPADTAQLLAAHQAGADEDILQALLGDALGFAYFRDRGNRAQGLDVALTDVDYLDVELS from the coding sequence GTGGGGACCATCGGCGACAGCATCGAGGCGGCGTTGCAGGCTGCGCAGACCCGCCCGCTGCCGAAGTCGGCGGCGGCCCGGATGCGGGTCATCCTGCGCGCCGAGCGAGGTTCCACGCGGGCCGTCGCGGCCCGGCTGGGCATCTCCGTGCGCACCGTCCAGCGCTATCTGGCCGGGCAGATCAAGAGCCCCACCCCGCGCCTGGCCGCCGTGCTCGAACGTGAGGCGCGCCGCTCCTGGCAGCCCGGCGTCCGCGCCCGCGCGATCCGCCAGGCCGCCCGCGCCGGGATCACCGTGGAGACCCGCGCCCGGTTCGGGTTCTCCGCCGCCGGCGGCTCCACGGACGACCCGCGGCTGCGGCGGATCACCGAGCAGCTCGCCCCCGCCGACACCGCCCAGCTGCTGGCCGCGCACCAGGCCGGCGCCGACGAGGACATCCTCCAGGCCCTGCTCGGTGACGCGCTCGGGTTCGCGTACTTCCGTGACCGCGGCAACCGCGCCCAGGGCCTGGACGTGGCGCTCACCGATGTCGACTACCTCGACGTCGAGCTCAGCTGA
- a CDS encoding IPT/TIG domain-containing protein: MPVSPNQGSSGGGQTVAITGTNLSGATAVHFGSKPAAITANTATSVTVTTPSGSGTVPVTVTTPGGTSNPLPFFYVGAPFKSTLSPAAGVTAGGNTVTINGTGLSTATAVNFGANAATPTVVSDGQLTVTVPAGAAASPVGVTVTTAGGTNNGLSYTYVDTPTIGTLAPNSGPASGGTVVTISGTGFSTTQSVTFGATPAPLTIVNDTTLSVVTPPTPDGAPGPSDVRVTTTGGVALAAAGFTYLATPGI, from the coding sequence ATGCCTGTCTCCCCGAACCAGGGATCCTCCGGCGGCGGTCAGACCGTCGCGATCACCGGCACCAACCTGTCCGGCGCCACCGCCGTCCACTTCGGGTCCAAGCCGGCCGCCATCACCGCCAACACGGCCACCTCGGTCACGGTGACCACCCCGTCCGGCAGCGGAACGGTCCCCGTGACCGTGACCACTCCCGGCGGCACCAGCAACCCGCTGCCGTTCTTCTACGTCGGCGCACCGTTCAAGTCCACGCTCAGCCCTGCCGCTGGTGTCACCGCCGGCGGCAACACCGTCACCATCAACGGCACAGGGCTGTCCACCGCGACCGCGGTGAACTTCGGTGCCAACGCCGCGACGCCGACCGTAGTCAGCGACGGTCAGCTGACCGTCACTGTCCCGGCGGGTGCCGCGGCCAGCCCGGTGGGCGTGACCGTGACCACGGCGGGCGGCACCAACAACGGCCTGTCGTACACCTACGTCGACACGCCCACCATCGGAACGCTCGCGCCCAACTCCGGTCCGGCTTCCGGCGGGACCGTGGTGACCATCTCCGGCACCGGTTTCAGCACGACCCAGTCGGTCACCTTCGGCGCCACCCCCGCACCGTTGACGATCGTCAACGACACCACCTTGTCCGTCGTCACCCCGCCCACCCCCGACGGCGCTCCCGGACCTTCCGACGTGAGGGTGACGACCACCGGTGGCGTCGCCCTGGCCGCTGCCGGTTTCACCTACCTCGCCACTCCCGGAATCTGA
- the tap gene encoding telomere-associated protein Tap — MSDDLFAAVDALLEQAAPLPEPAERERLRTAAGLTRAAVGRALGVGSSTVTGWEAGRSEPSGERRAAYARLLQGLAQRYPAPAVPQARTPEPRGRGSSPQASPEAPPDPAAPAGDDVQEQELPPAPPAPPAPAAPAAAVPAPASSARPPSSRRPGRPRAATASSTAAAAAAAADSRFPSGPLAVLDGAGAAHLTGGRTLECPAVTVAQLVEWALAAGLGQARLHRAGRDADPLVVLTAAAAERLGLPAQLTDRRGLRLPEDHPVVRDLISAGWQLTKRGFGPWARVYRSVDAGGRRQCVQLAVLPWDALDARAWPGADQLPPGELARVLGTYAARVLTPRGSTAVNGLELMTALRPPTQAVRDGAGGWTSGPVPGSLTVAVDPAPPEAPAEHPVAVGRPEDQVLDEEAYEWVRSPELLSDVECALPWAVGLDVNMAFAAAANRLTVGLGEALHTDGPRFDKRLPGAWHVDLSGIKLDPRLPSPFTPHGGRPTGPAWYATPTVAYAQELGADVRPLEAWLRPESGPYLDPWYERLRDAYLATMADLGVTKDLTEEQFLEAMERHKQADPALAAVLSAIKATVKGGIGKLRERPQGARHRAGERWPALERPTWRPDIRAAVIAAARVNMHRKMARMAAAGHYPLAVLSDCVVYPSPGPSPLDLLPRDPGTGKPAPGVFRLGVSPGMVKCEGAREFWWAVELMEQKANPARHIKGDNFPGGE, encoded by the coding sequence GTGAGTGACGACCTGTTCGCGGCGGTGGACGCGCTGCTGGAGCAGGCCGCGCCGCTCCCGGAACCCGCGGAGCGGGAGCGGCTGCGCACCGCCGCCGGGCTGACCCGGGCCGCGGTCGGCCGCGCCCTGGGCGTGGGCAGCAGCACGGTGACCGGGTGGGAGGCCGGACGGTCCGAGCCCTCCGGCGAGCGCCGCGCCGCCTACGCCCGCCTCCTCCAGGGCCTCGCGCAGCGCTACCCCGCGCCCGCTGTGCCGCAGGCCAGGACGCCGGAGCCGCGCGGCCGTGGGAGCTCGCCGCAGGCCTCGCCCGAGGCGCCGCCCGACCCGGCCGCACCGGCCGGCGACGACGTCCAGGAGCAGGAGCTCCCGCCCGCCCCGCCCGCCCCGCCCGCCCCGGCCGCCCCGGCGGCCGCGGTGCCGGCCCCGGCATCGAGCGCCAGGCCGCCGTCGTCGCGGCGCCCGGGCCGCCCGCGCGCCGCGACGGCCTCGTCGACCGCCGCCGCGGCGGCTGCGGCCGCGGACTCGCGGTTCCCGTCCGGGCCGTTGGCCGTGCTGGACGGCGCTGGCGCCGCGCACCTGACCGGCGGTCGCACGCTGGAGTGCCCGGCCGTGACGGTCGCGCAGCTGGTGGAGTGGGCGCTGGCCGCAGGCCTGGGGCAGGCCCGTCTGCACCGCGCCGGGCGGGACGCCGACCCCCTCGTCGTCCTCACCGCGGCCGCCGCCGAACGCCTTGGGCTGCCCGCCCAGCTGACCGACCGGCGGGGCCTGCGTCTGCCGGAGGACCACCCGGTCGTCCGTGACCTCATCAGCGCCGGGTGGCAGCTGACGAAGCGCGGGTTCGGGCCGTGGGCGCGGGTCTACCGCTCCGTCGATGCCGGCGGGCGGCGGCAGTGCGTGCAGCTCGCCGTGCTGCCGTGGGATGCGCTGGACGCCCGCGCCTGGCCCGGCGCCGACCAGCTCCCGCCCGGCGAACTCGCCCGTGTGCTCGGCACCTACGCGGCCCGGGTCCTTACCCCGCGCGGGTCCACGGCCGTGAACGGCCTGGAGCTGATGACCGCGCTGCGCCCGCCGACCCAGGCGGTGCGGGACGGTGCCGGCGGCTGGACGTCAGGGCCGGTGCCTGGTTCCCTCACCGTCGCCGTGGACCCGGCGCCGCCGGAAGCTCCCGCCGAGCACCCGGTCGCGGTCGGCAGGCCGGAGGACCAGGTCCTCGATGAGGAGGCGTACGAGTGGGTCCGCTCGCCGGAGCTGCTGAGCGACGTGGAGTGCGCGCTGCCGTGGGCGGTCGGGCTCGATGTGAACATGGCGTTCGCCGCGGCCGCCAACCGCCTGACGGTGGGCCTGGGCGAGGCGTTGCATACGGACGGGCCGCGGTTCGACAAGCGCCTGCCGGGCGCCTGGCACGTCGACCTCTCCGGCATCAAGCTGGACCCGCGCCTCCCATCCCCGTTCACCCCGCACGGGGGCCGGCCGACCGGCCCCGCCTGGTACGCCACCCCGACCGTCGCCTACGCCCAGGAGCTCGGTGCCGACGTCCGGCCGCTGGAGGCGTGGCTGCGTCCGGAGTCCGGCCCGTACCTGGACCCCTGGTACGAGCGGCTGCGCGACGCCTACCTCGCGACGATGGCCGACCTCGGCGTCACGAAGGACCTCACCGAGGAGCAGTTCCTCGAGGCGATGGAGCGGCACAAGCAGGCCGACCCGGCCCTGGCGGCCGTGCTGTCGGCGATCAAGGCGACCGTGAAGGGCGGGATCGGGAAGCTCCGCGAACGGCCCCAAGGAGCGAGGCACCGGGCGGGTGAACGCTGGCCCGCCCTGGAACGGCCCACCTGGCGCCCCGACATCCGCGCCGCCGTCATCGCGGCCGCCCGGGTCAACATGCACCGCAAGATGGCCCGCATGGCGGCCGCCGGCCACTACCCGCTCGCAGTGCTGTCCGACTGCGTTGTCTACCCCAGCCCCGGCCCGTCGCCGCTCGATCTGCTGCCCCGCGACCCCGGCACCGGGAAGCCTGCGCCCGGGGTTTTCCGGCTCGGTGTCTCGCCCGGCATGGTGAAATGCGAGGGTGCCCGCGAATTCTGGTGGGCAGTGGAACTGATGGAACAGAAAGCCAACCCCGCCCGCCATATCAAGGGTGACAATTTCCCGGGGGGTGAATAA
- a CDS encoding class I SAM-dependent methyltransferase has product MSTIHWTENLTHQSARWHSENAAPLPQRTVVADDRMKANDAYRQACEGTALLWRGDFHNARHLLQAMGRRIGRKPPRPSTSPSENFHLHRRSSSHRARVLGKLLVLLDDDYTLTLRRAPDVRQACLEAYGPSKGPMAVSLRELLGVIGAHQWRLKGIDVPALGTRIHPHYGVFAPVRGEYVDLVAHTPLPPATRHSPASSTAFDLGTGTGVLAAVLAHRGIQHVVATDISPRALACAKENVHRLTLTDRIQVSGPGLFPEGRADLIVCNPPWLPARPTGPIEQGVYDPDSTMLHSFLAGLPAHLRPGGEGWLILSDLAEHLGLRTRQQLLDAIQAAQLRVADKVDTKPGHPRSKDAADPLHTARRAETTSLWRLIPAP; this is encoded by the coding sequence GTGTCCACCATCCACTGGACCGAAAACCTCACCCACCAGTCCGCCCGCTGGCATTCCGAGAACGCCGCCCCTCTTCCCCAGCGAACCGTCGTCGCCGACGACCGGATGAAGGCCAACGACGCCTACCGCCAGGCGTGCGAAGGAACGGCCCTGCTCTGGCGAGGCGACTTCCACAACGCCCGGCACCTCCTGCAGGCGATGGGCCGCCGCATCGGCCGCAAGCCGCCCAGGCCCAGCACGTCCCCGAGCGAGAACTTCCACCTGCACCGACGCAGTAGCAGTCACCGCGCCCGTGTCCTCGGAAAGCTCCTGGTGCTGTTGGACGACGACTACACCTTGACGTTGCGCCGGGCGCCCGACGTCCGCCAGGCGTGTCTGGAAGCTTATGGCCCCTCAAAGGGGCCCATGGCGGTCTCTCTGCGGGAACTGTTGGGAGTGATCGGCGCTCATCAGTGGCGCCTGAAAGGGATCGACGTGCCAGCGCTCGGGACTCGCATCCACCCCCACTACGGCGTGTTCGCACCCGTCAGAGGTGAGTACGTTGACCTGGTCGCTCACACGCCACTGCCGCCGGCGACCCGGCACAGTCCCGCCAGCAGTACGGCATTCGACCTCGGCACGGGAACGGGCGTCCTCGCTGCGGTCCTGGCCCACCGCGGAATCCAGCACGTCGTGGCCACCGACATCAGCCCACGTGCCCTGGCCTGCGCCAAGGAGAACGTTCACCGGCTAACGTTGACCGACCGTATCCAAGTGTCGGGCCCCGGCCTGTTCCCCGAAGGCCGCGCCGACCTCATCGTCTGCAACCCGCCCTGGCTCCCCGCCCGTCCGACCGGCCCCATCGAACAAGGCGTCTACGACCCGGACAGCACCATGCTCCACAGCTTCCTCGCCGGACTGCCCGCCCACCTCCGACCAGGCGGGGAGGGCTGGCTCATCTTGTCCGACCTGGCAGAGCACCTGGGCCTCCGGACACGTCAGCAGCTGCTCGACGCTATCCAGGCAGCACAACTTCGCGTTGCGGACAAGGTCGATACCAAACCCGGGCACCCACGCTCCAAGGACGCTGCCGACCCACTCCACACAGCGCGAAGGGCCGAGACCACGTCCCTCTGGCGTCTGATCCCGGCACCATGA
- a CDS encoding helix-turn-helix domain-containing protein: MSSTERDLRVTVAALMFATGETQTDLGAAIGLAQAQVSRRQAGTTPWTLADVDRLAAHYGIPVPDLLAGADHAVRRLPAHRRAATLGGTQTVIGTTSTDEEGGGRE, from the coding sequence ATGTCCAGTACAGAGCGTGATCTGAGAGTGACTGTGGCGGCGTTGATGTTCGCGACGGGGGAGACGCAGACCGACCTGGGGGCGGCCATCGGGCTGGCCCAGGCGCAGGTCTCCCGCCGTCAGGCCGGGACCACCCCCTGGACCCTGGCGGACGTCGACCGGCTCGCCGCGCACTACGGCATCCCCGTGCCCGACCTGCTGGCCGGCGCCGACCACGCGGTGCGCCGTCTTCCCGCCCACCGTCGCGCCGCCACCCTCGGCGGCACCCAGACCGTCATCGGCACCACCAGCACCGACGAGGAAGGAGGGGGCCGTGAGTGA